Proteins encoded together in one Chaetodon auriga isolate fChaAug3 chromosome 20, fChaAug3.hap1, whole genome shotgun sequence window:
- the wdr90 gene encoding WD repeat-containing protein 90 produces MASKGWQHPYVNIFKHVRLEDWKKSAKEGDVSTYSNKMLKCSVFQIRGPVPANSYILVPKNSNQSLGLTGRYFYLLFRPTPGKYFVVHLDVCAEEDQVVRISFSNMLKEFKSTSTWLQFPFLCGAAKDSVYESTSKSARHGLVGPAPTSVRWTCLMLDLQYTLSFYLNRCYSHLKSVKLCANMSVKNMFTSDLLLDPGVSFSEAKLKGLASSQGTGPMPRDMSFPVPKGGSWHDLYDYIRFPSEGTKLPFDSIQKDSPKPEAGCVSNQRSPVKEVPSCVSKPVQDRVSLIQQITTPKSFPRNRIPLVTNIPELGVVSTHHKDDWLCHNDDQHLQESACSTSHRLTFRPPCGTDDRGVHVYMQPEHGFCKLGEENEDEVVCTPVPHPVHLLSSKETRQQLLPDPILRLNRIIGFGGATTKCALWTKSGDAVVYPCHAIIVSLKISSRQQRFFIGHTDKISALAFNGNTTLLASAQTGNHSVVRVWNYHKGHCLAMFRIHAHSLSSLSFSYGGGILCGVGKDSHSKTMVVVWNTLNVNKGGEVTILAKAHTDVDIHTMKVAPFDETRMVSCGRDNIRLWRVRNGTLRSCPVNLGEYHSMDFTDVSFEEGNSSNPCLDDQTLFASSRSGYIFEIDYSRVVIRNVRRLLPAQQQHANRREKWTFNTGPGIAINSISVCSSFCATGSEDGFLRLWPLDFSAVFLEAEHEGPVSLVSVSSDSLQVVAGTSTGNLGFLDVSSRGYNTLMRSHTDTVLGFSVDGVRRHLTTASSDGTVRIWNMDSLHQLYDFVSEDSPCSVAFHPSEQIFSCGFSSGIVRIFDISSAKMLAEHRQHRGEVVGLAFSPDGEFMYSADSQGSLALYNASDEDHNVIRVVCNVVARGTERAPDALTVSSDSRCLAFVGPSEFIVTVADSRSLDELLHVDVSILDVDSSRLDSALKVCFSPASTEHLLVATSANKILWVSTKTGRLLRELSKAHKHQCSSLAVSEDSRFLLTAGHNAVKVWDYNMQLDVNSQMFIGHSQPIRQVSFTPDQLGVVSVGDAIFLWDFLAHPVDSLTDSRSPLRLRDYISDPKSVQPDAELSGAQLSSGMPRRPVPLPSSSPPQLKVSALDQVDQEILGSLSICDDTPTIPTVPVPATGSDPSSDSRPAVSFLKVTQLDSSSPMNTAHMDIVALKGKKPVRPDCYRHFIPRFKTSTLDQAAKAPQPGEGCIKLKAVIGYNGNGRGNMVWSPDQGLFAYSCGCVVVVEYLHTGSQRHLQGHSEEISCLAVTNDAQTVASASGGSHGNRSLICIWDVHNGTCRNTISHHRGAVQSLAFSRDDRFLLSAGDFSDPEVALWSSKTFQLLSSVSVSGPIHDAAFSPSAASQLACVGSQGVYFCLIHMHGLDVDLKVQRVRAPAEVGDVELTALCYHMDSFLFTATNRGHVCVWDVNTQHCFMTWEADEGEIGVLLCRGNRLLTGSNTRWLRLWEVEAVQGVKPQEKACNVENSGTTVLLEQEMMLDGTTVSAAFDITVDMGIVGTTAGTLWYINWSDNSSIRLVSGHKTKVIDVVFSSDERHFATCSEDGSVRVWSTPSNELVVQFQVLNQACGCVCWSPSSRKDSAYVAAGYSDGTLRIFQLASSEMEMKLHPHHVAVTAVQYSANGHVILSAGKNGLVAVSSPVNGATIRVIRDHKGAPITTIQCVNEQCKKFGLEGNEVWLAASADRRVSVWAADWLKDTCDLLDWLTFPAPAYVGDDSPPPSLAAFCPADPSLVVYTGYGVERELSFYSLAKKQIIKKIALPHWATCFSLCCKSPLIAVGSKEGVLKLIKSTSGRFQDFMQHSDSLQTCHFSPSGTLLFTVAYNEILLWEVQGF; encoded by the exons ATGGCCTCCAAAG GTTGGCAGCATCCTTATGTCAACATCTTCAAACATGTCCGACTTGAAGACTGGAAAAAGTCTGCAAAAGAGGGGGATGTGTCAACATATTCG AACAAGATGCTTAAGTGTTCAGTGTTCCAGATCAGGGGTCCTGTTCCTGCCAACAGTTACATCCTGGTACCCAAAAACAGCAACCAGTCTCTGGGGCTGACAGGACGTTACTTCTACCTTCTCTTCAGGCCCACCCCTGGCAAATACTTTGTGGTCCACCTCGATGTCTGTGCTGAG gAGGACCAGGTGGTCCGTATCTCCTTTTCCAACATGCTCAAAGAGTTCAAGTCCACATCTACTTGGCTTCAGTTTCCTTTCCTGTGTGGAGCTGCAAAGGATTCAGTCTATGAAAGCACGTCAAAGTCCGCAAGGCATG GTTTGGTAGGCCCAGCTCCCACTTCTGTGCGTTGGACCTGTCTGATGCTGGATCTGCAGTACACACTCTCTTTCTACCTGAACCGCTGCTACAGTCACCTGAAGAGCGTCAAGCTTTGTGCCAACATGtcagtgaaaaacatgtttaccaGCGATCTGCTGCTAGATCCAG GAGTTTCcttcagtgaagccaaactgaaGGGTCTGGCCTCCTCTCAGGGGACAGGTCCTATGCCGAGAGACATGTCATTTCCTGTGCCCAAAGGAGGCTCCTGGCATGACCTCTATGATTACATTCG GTTTCCCTCAGAGGGAACAAAATTACCCTTTGACTCCATTCAAAAAGACAGCCCCAAGCCTGAAGCTG GATGTGTCTCTAACCAAAGAAGCCCTGTTAAAGAGGTGCCTAGCTGTGTCAGCAAACCAGTTCAGGACCGTGTGTCTCTCATCCAGCAGATCACCACACCAAAATCA ttcccaagGAATCGAATCCCCTTGGTGACCAACATACCAGAGCTGGGTGTAGTGTCCACTCACCACAAGGATGACTGGCTTTGCCATAATGACGACCAGCATCTGCAGGAATCAGCGTGCTCCACTTCACACCGGCTCACATTCAGGCCCCCCTGCGGCACTGATGACAGGGGAGTTCACGTGTACATGCAACCCGAGCATGGCTTTTGCAAACTTGGGGAGGAGAATGAAGACGAG GTTGTTTGTACTCCTGTTCCACATCCTGTCCATCTGTTATCATCTAAAGAGACTAGACAGCAG CTGCTTCCAGACCCCATTCTCAGGCTCAACCGAATCATCGGCTTTGGAGGAGCCACTACgaaatgt GCCCTGTGGACCAAATCGGGTGATGCAGTGGTGTATCCATGTCACGCAATTATCGTCTCTTTGAAAATATCCTCTAGGCAGCAGAGATTCTTCATCGGCCACACTGATAAG ATATCTGCACTGGCTTTTAATGGCAACACAACACTGCTGGCCTCAGCACAAACTGGCAACCACAGTGTAGTGCGAGTATGGAACTATCACAAAGGACACTGCCTGGCCATGTTCAGGATTCATGCTCATTCACTGTCCTCTCTTAG CTTCTCATATGGTGGTGGTATTCTTTGTGGAGTGGGTAAAGACAGCCACAGTAAAACG atggtggtggtgtggaaCACTCTGAATGTTAATAAAGGTGGAGAGGTGACCATCTTGGccaaagcacacacagatgtggacATCCACACCATGAAGGTTGCTCCCTTTGATGAGACAAG GATGGTGTCATGTGGTCGGGATAATATTCGACTTTGGCGAGTTCGGAATGGTACGCTGCGCTCCTGCCCAGTCAACCTGGGTGAGTACCACTCAATGGACTTCACCGATGTCTCCTTTGAGGAGGGGAACTCTTCCAACCCGTGTCTTGATGATCAAACGCT ATTTGCCAGCAGTCGGAGTGGCTATATCTTTGAGATTGACTACAGCAGGGTTGTTATCAGAAATGTCAGGAGGCTGTtgcctgcacagcagcagcatgcaaacCGCAGGGAGAAGTGGACTTTTAACACAG GTCCAGGCATTGCCATcaacagcatcagtgtgtgctCATCATTCTGTGCCACGGGCTCTGAAGATGGCTTCCTGCGGCTCTGGCCCCTTGATTTTTCCGCTGTCTTCCTGGAGGCTG AACATGAGGGACCTGTGAGCCTGGTGTCAGTCTCATCAGACAGCCTTCAGGTCGTGGCAGGCACCTCTACTGGTAACCTGGGTTTCCTTGATGTGAGCAGCCGTGGTTACAACACTCTGATGAGGTCACATACAGACACTGTCCTCGGCTTCAGTGTGGACGGCGTCCGTCGCCATCTCACGACAGCCTCTTCTGACGGCACAGTGCGCATTTGGAATATGGATTCCTTGCATCAG TTGTATGATTTTGTGTCAGAGGACAGCCCCTGCTCCGTGGCCTTCCATCCCAGTGAGCAGATCTTCTCTTGCGGCTTCAGCTCTGGCATCGTCAGGATCTTTGACATCTCCAGTGCCAAGATGCTGGCTGAACACAG GCAGCACAGAGGGGAAGTGGTGGGTCTTGCCTTCTCTCCGGATGGGGAGTTCATGTACAGTGCCGACTCCCAGGGCTCTCTGGCACTTTACAACGCCTCTGATGAAGACCACAATGTGATCAGAGTTGTGT GTAATGTGGTGGCCCGAGGCACTGAGCGCGCTCCAGACGCCCTCACAGTGAGCAGTGACAGCCGCTGCCTGGCTTTTGTTGGTCCCTCGGAGTTCATTGTCACCGTCGCTGACTCACGGTCCCTGGATGAG TTGCTCCATGTAGATGTGAGTATTTTGGACGTGGATAGCTCCCGTCTTGATTCTGCACTGAAGGTCTGCTTCTCTCCGGCTTCCACCGAGCACTTGTTGGTCGCCACGTCCGCTAACAAGATCCTCTGGGTCAGCACCAAGACGGGCCGTCTGCTCCGAGAG CTGTCTAAGGCGCACAAACACCAGTGCTCGTCCCTGGCTGTGAGCGAGGACAGTCGATTCCTGCTGACGGCAGGACACAACGCCGTCAAAGTGTGGGATTATAACATGCAGCTCGATGTTAACTCACAG ATGTTCATAGGCCACAGTCAACCCATCCGGCAGGTGAGCTTCACCCCTGATCAACTGGGCGTAGTCTCAGTGGGAGACGCCATATTCCTTTGGGACTTCCTGGCACATCCTGTTGACTCTTTGACTGACAGCCG TTCACCTCTCAGATTAAGAGATTACATCTCAGATCCTAAATCAG TTCAACCAGACGCTGAATTAAGTGGAGCTCAGTTGTCCAGTGGGATGCCTCGACGGCCAGTGCCCCTCCCCTCCTCATCGCCACCACAACTGAAAGTCAGTGCTCTTGACCAAGTTGACCAGGAGA TTTTGGGCTCTTTGTCTATTTGTGATGACACTCCGACCATTCCAACTGTTCCAGTCCCAGCCACTGGTTCAGATCCTTCCTCTGACTCCAGACCTGCCGTCTCCTTCCTCAAAGTCACACAGCTGGACAGCAGCTCTCCAATGAATACCGCTCATATGGACATTG TTGCGTTGAAGGGGAAGAAGCCAGTACGTCCTGATTGCTACAGGCACTTTATCCCACGATTCAAGACCTCCACTCTTGATCAG GCTGCTAAGGCTCCCCAACCAGGAGAAGGGTGCATAAAGCTGAAAGCAGTGATTGGCTACAATGGCAATGGCCGTGGCAACATGGTGTGGAGCCCTGACCAAG GTTTGTTTGCATACTCGTGTGGCtgcgtggtggtggtggagtaCCTTCATACAGGAAGTCAGAGACACTTACAGGGCCACAGCGAGGAGATCTCTTGTCTTGCAGTCACAAATGATGCCCAG ACTGTGGCATCAGCATCTGGTGGCAGTCATGGTAACAGGAGCCTCATCTGCATTTGGGATGTCCACAATGGGACTTGTCGTAATACCATCTCGCACCACAGGGGAGCAGTGCAGAGTCTGGCTTTCTCCAGGGACGATCGATTCCTTCTCTCTGCTG GAGACTTTTCTGACCCAGAGGTGGCTCTGTGGAGCAGTAAGACCTTCCAGCTGCTGtccagtgtgagtgtgtcaggACCGATCCATGATGCCGCCTTCAGCCCCTCAGCAGCCAGCCAGCTGGCCTGTGTGGGAAGCCAAGGAGTTTACTTCTGCCTCATCCACATGCATGGCTTGGACGTAGACCTCAAG GTCCAGAGGGTGAGAGCACCAGCAGAGGTGGGTGATGTGGAGCTGACGGCGCTGTGCTACCACATGGACTCCTTTCTGTTCACCGCCACCAATCGAGGCCATGTTTGCGTTTGGGACGTTAACACACAGCACTGCTTCATGACCTGGGAAGCTGATGAGGGCGAGATCG GAGTGCTGCTGTGTCGAGGGAATCGTCTTTTGACAGGCAGCAACACCCGCTGGTTGCGACTGTGGGAGGTAGAAGCTGTGCAGGGTGTGAAGCCTCAGGAAAAGGCCTGCAATGTGGAAAACAG TGGGACCACGGTGTTGTTGGAGCAGGAGATGATGCTGGATGGGACAACGGTCAGTGCGGCATTTGATATCACAGTGGACATGGGCATCGTTGGCACCACAGCGGGAACCCTCTGGTACATCAACTGgtcagacaacagcagcattCGACTGGTCAGCGGCCACAAAACCAAG GTAATCGATGTGGTGTTTAGCTCTGATGAGAGACATTTTGCCACCTGCAGTGAGGACGGCAGCGTGAGGGTGTGGTCGACCCCCAGCAACGAGCTGGTGGTGCAATTCCAAGTGCTCAACCAG gCCTGTGGCTGTGTATGCTGGAGCCCCTCTTCCAGGAAGGACAGTGCATATGTGGCTGCAGGATACAGCGACGGGACCCTGAGGATCTTCCAGCTCGCCTCCTCAGAGATGGAGATGAAGCTGCATCCCCATCACGTGGCTGTCACTGCCGTCCAGTACTCTGCTAACG GTCACGTGATCCTTTCAGCGGGAAAGAATGGTCTAGTAGCTGTCAGCAGCCCTGTGAATGGAGCGACTATCCGTGTCATCAGGGACCACAAAGGAGCGCCGATTACCACCATCCAGTGTGTGAATGAACAG TGTAAGAAGTTCGGACTGGAAGGAAACGAGGTGTGGTTGGCCGCCAGTGCTGACAGACGTGTCAGTGTGTGGGCTGCCGATTGGTTGAAGGACACGTGTGATCTGCTGGACTGGCTGACATTTCCTGCTCCGGCCTATGTTGGG GATGACAGCCCACCTCCAAGCCTGGCTGCCTTCTGCCCTGCAGACCCCAGCTTGGTGGTCTACACCGGCTACGGAGTAGAGAGGGAGCTGTCCTTCTACAGCCTGGCTAAAAAACAG ATCATAAAAAAGATTGCCCTTCCCCACTGGGCCACCTGCTTTAGCCTCTGCTGTAAGAGTCCCCTCATAGCTGTGGGATCAAAAG AGGGAGTGTTGAAGCTGATCAAGTCAACCAGCGGCAGGTTCCAGGACTTCATGCAGCACAGTGACTCATTGCAGACTTgccatttctctccctctgggACGCTTCTCTTCACTGTAGCTTATAATGAGATCCTGCTGTGGGAGGTGCAGGGCTTCTGA
- the LOC143339379 gene encoding glucagon receptor-like: protein MMENEPPLQGLFCNRTFDRYACWPDTPASSVVNISCPFYLPWYDKVSVGVVRRRCGSDGLWDREDSGQVWRDMTQCEEEKEVTSQELWFKQLMVSFRMLYTVGYSVSLFTLVTALIILLSFRKLHCTRNYIHANLFLSLILRAVSVIVKDTMLERHWGREIRKQTDVREMLTHQAAIGCRVAQVLMQYCVLANHFWFFGEAIYLYSVLIASVFIDNNKYLPYICLGWGTPLLFVVPWVVMKLLKENKECWAVNENMNYWWIIRFPILFASLINFLIFMKILKVILSKLRANNHSGYPDYKLRLAKATLTLIPLFGIHEIIFIFATDEQTTGVLRYIKVFFTLFLNSFQGFLVAVLYCYANKEVRTELKRKLRSWRIEAEIACCGQ, encoded by the exons atgatggaaaatgaGCCGCCCCTTCAAG GCTTGTTCTGTAACAGGACATTTGACAGATACGCCTGCTGGCCGGATACTCCTGCCAGCTCTGTGGTCAACATCTCATGCCCTTTCTACCTGCCCTGGTATGACAAAG TGTCCGTGGGTGTTGTGCGTCGGCGGTGTGGCTCTGATGGCCtctgggacagagaggacagcggACAGGTGTGGAGGGACATGACCCAgtgtgaggaggaaaaagaggtcACATCTCAGGAG CTGTGGTTCAAGCAACTGATGGTGAGCTTCAGGATGTTGTACACTGTCGGCTACTCCGTGTCCCTCTTCACACTCGTAACAGCACTTATTATTCTCCTGAGCTTTAG GAAACTACATTGCACCAGGAACTACATTCATGCCAACCTCTTCCTGTCCCTCATCTTGCGAGCTGTGTCCGTCATTGTTAAGGACACCATGCTGGAACGCCACTGGGGACGAGAGATCAGGAAACAGACCGACGTGAGAGAGATGCTCACTCACCAG GCTGCTATTGGCTGCAGGGTAGCACAGGTACTGATGCAGTACTGTGTCCTGGCCAATCACTTTTGGTTCTTCGGAGAGGCAATTTATTTGTACTCTGTGCTTATTGCCTCAGTGTTCATCGACAACAACAAATACTTACCGTACATCTGTCTCGGCTGGG GAACTCCACTTCTGTTTGTGGTTCCCTGGGTAGTGATGAAGCtacttaaagaaaacaaaga GTGTTGGGCTGTGAATGAGAACATGAACTACTGGTGGATAATTCGTTTCCCGATTCTTTTTGCTTCACTA ATCAACTTTCTGATTTTCATGAAGATCCTGAAGGTCATTCTGTCCAAATTACGAGCCAACAACCACAGTGGATACCCTGATTACAAACTGCG GCTTGCCAAGGCAACCCTTActctcatccctctgtttgGGATTCATGAGATCATATTCATTTTTGCTACAGATGAACAGACAACAGGTGTTCTGCGCTACATTAAAGTCTTCTTCACCCTTTTTCTCAATTCATTTCAG GGCTTTCTTGTGGCTGTACTCTACTGCTATGCCAATAAAGAG GTGAGaacagagctgaagaggaaatTGCGCAGCTGGAGGATAGAGGCTGAGATTGCATGCTGTGGACAGTGA